TGGCTCGGCGTGATGGGCGCCAGTGGGTCGGGCAAGAGCACCTTGCTGCACCTCATTGCCGGGTTGACGCGGCCCGACGAGGGACAAATCGTCGTCGACGGCGTCGATCTGACGCGACTCACCGATCATCAACTCACCTTGCTACGGCGCCGCCGCATCGGACTTGTGTTCCAGGCGTTCAACCTGGTTCCCACGCTCACCGTCGAAGACAACATCTTGCTCCCCGCGCTCGCCGATGGGCAGGAGCGGCGCGCTCTCCACGCTCGTTTGCAGGGCCTGCTCGAACGCCTCGGTTTGACCGCGCTGCGCCGTCGAGTTCCCGACGCGCTCAGCGGCGGTGAACAACAGCGAGTGGCGCTGGCCCGCGCCATGATCTGCGAGCCCGCGATCCTCTTGGCCGATGAGCCAACCGGAAGTCTCGATTCCGTCACCGGGCAAGATATCTGCCGGTTGCTGCGACAATTGTGCGATGAAGAAGCCACCGCCATGGTGGTTGTCACCCACGATCCAGCCGTTGCCGCTTATGCCGACCGCATTGCGATCGTCAAGGACGGCCAATTGGTGACCGAGATT
The sequence above is drawn from the Pirellulales bacterium genome and encodes:
- a CDS encoding ABC transporter ATP-binding protein, yielding MDHSHPSASLLCVENVTKRFRQGVTVVEAVKCASLAVEPGQWLGVMGASGSGKSTLLHLIAGLTRPDEGQIVVDGVDLTRLTDHQLTLLRRRRIGLVFQAFNLVPTLTVEDNILLPALADGQERRALHARLQGLLERLGLTALRRRVPDALSGGEQQRVALARAMICEPAILLADEPTGSLDSVTGQDICRLLRQLCDEEATAMVVVTHDPAVAAYADRIAIVKDGQLVTEIHADEFHDAPSLALRYQEVLCSPSVAEVV